The proteins below are encoded in one region of Juglans microcarpa x Juglans regia isolate MS1-56 chromosome 4D, Jm3101_v1.0, whole genome shotgun sequence:
- the LOC121261094 gene encoding uncharacterized protein LOC121261094, with the protein MWFLFVCADEEERELGRQQAPGSCPHCAGKVQALDVERQWKFCFLPICFKVKRKYICTLCSRRLELCITS; encoded by the coding sequence ATGTGGTTTCTGTTCGTGTGCGCCGACGAGGAAGAGAGGGAGTTGGGCAGGCAGCAAGCTCCAGGATCATGTCCTCACTGTGCAGGTAAAGTGCAGGCCTTGGACGTCGAGAGACAGTGGAAGTTCTGTTTCCTCCCCATATGTTTCAAGGTCAAGAGGAAATATATCTGTACTCTGTGTTCCAGGCGCTTGGAACTCTGTATTACTAGCTAG
- the LOC121261095 gene encoding 60S ribosomal protein L7-2-like, whose translation MGEEEVKGGPVVPESVLKKQKRNEEWALAKKQELEAAKKKRVESRKLIYCRAKLYAKEYDEQQKELIRLKREAKLKGGFYVDPQAKLLFIIRIRGINAMHPKTRKILQLLRLRQIFNGVFLKVNKATMNMLHRVEPYVTYGYPNLKSVKELIYKRGYGKLNKQRIALTDNSIVEQALGKQGIICTEDLIHEIMTVGPHFKEANNFLWPFKLKAPLGGLKKKRNHYVEGGDAGNREDYINELIRRMN comes from the exons ATGGGTGAAGAGGAAGTCAAGGGAGGACCCGTGGTTCCAGAGTCGGTATTGAAGAAGCAGAAAAGGAATGAGGAATGGGCTCTGGCAAAGAAGCAGGAGCTCGAAGCTgcgaagaaaaaaagagttgaaAGCCGTAAGCTGATTTATTGCAGAGCTAAACTCTATGCAAAGGAGTATGATGAGCAG cAAAAAGAGCTTATTCGATTGAAGCGTGAGGCAAAACTCAAGGGAGGGTTTTATGTTGACCCACAAGCTAAGCTCTTGTTCATTATCAGGATCCGTGG TATCAATGCAATGCACCCAAAGACCAGGAAGATTTTGCAGCTTCTGCGTTTGAGACAG ATATTCAATGGTGTCTTTCTGAAAGTAAACAAGGCAACGATGAATATGCTGCACAGAGTTGAGCCTTATGTGACCTACGG GTATCCGAATTTGAAGAGTGTCAAAGAATTGATTTACAAAAGGGGATATGGAAAACTCAACAAGCAGAGAATTGCTTTGACTGATAATTCCATCGTTGAACAG GCTTTGGGTAAGCAAGGAATCATTTGCACGGAAGATCTTATCCATGAGATTATGACGGTTGGACCCCACTTCAAGGAGGCAAACAATTTCTTATGGCCATTCAAGCTTAAGGCACCCCTGGGtggtttgaagaagaagagaaatcaCTATGTTGAAGGAGGTGATGCCGGAAACCGTGAAGATTACATCAATGAGCTCATCCGGAGGATGAATTAG
- the LOC121261096 gene encoding suppressor protein SRP40 — protein sequence MTKPSSDKAASGSLTVDQKAFLHEAVAQFLDRNGFSKTLKKFRSEAKVEKDCLKGSTLDLEEMYYKYLETWNHPNTKVKNQNEQHTKNNDVGQRDGEGDSTVAVETGSKKNKKSSESDKCNVVSQFGATVELLDSKNSKEQITNGATPESNVKDSELHMEEHDKKNKEKKKKKTTEEKSKEMVASEGQSVGGSDTGKRAKDKKKKKDKPIYDIPDDAKQCNLDDKLGEVSARFKDVECSRDPQIKNHGSTLEESTTLDADAANNKKKSSKKRKRLASEESNFQLVDKETSEALKCTKAEGLEESKRSEQQAKANGNLEESGEKPAFQKSKKQRNGSVEPKTVNAFQRVKADEVVFTDDRLKDNSYWAKDGAESGYGAKAQEILGQVRGRDFRHEKTKKKRGTYRGGLIDLQSHSVKFNYSDDE from the exons ATGACGAAGCCCAGCTCCGACAAGGCCGCCTCCGGTTCCTTAACTGTGGACCAGAAGGCCTTTCTCCACGAGGCCGTGGCTCAGTTCTTGGACCGCAACGGGTTCTCCAAGACGCTCAAGAAGTTTCGATCCGAAGCTAAAGTCGAG AAAGATTGTTTGAAGGGCTCGACTTTGGATTTGGAAGAGATGTACTATAAGTATTTGGAGACGTG GAATCATCCCAACACTAAAGTCAAGAACCAGAATGAGCAAC ATACAAAGAACAATGACGTGGGTCAAAGAGATGGAGAAGGGGACTCCACTGTGGCCGTGGAAACAGGgagtaagaaaaataagaaaagtagcGAGAGTGATAAATGTAATGTTGTCAGTCAATTCGGAGCCACTGTTGAACTTCTTGATTCTAAAAACTCCAAGGAGCAAATAACAAATGGTGCAACTCCAGAATCAAATGTAAAAGACTCTGAATTGCATATGGAGGAACATGATAAGAAAaacaaggagaaaaagaaaaagaaaacaactgaagaaaaatctaaagagaTGGTAGCTTCAGAAGGCCAAAGTGTTGGTGGTTCTGACACGGGGAAGAGGGCAAaggataagaagaaaaagaaagataagcCTATTTATGATATACCTGATGATGCTAAGCAATGCAACTTGGATGATAAGCTAGGGGAAGTTTCTGCAAGGTTTAAGGATGTGGAGTGTTCAAGAGATCCTCAAATCAAGAATCATGGCTCCACATTGGAAGAGAGTACAACACTAGATGCAGATGCAGctaacaacaagaagaaaagttccaaaaaaagaaaacgattGGCTTCTGAGGAAAGTAATTTCCAGCTTGTTGACAAAGAAACATCTGAAGCACTGAAATGTACGAAGGCAGAAGGTTTGGAAGAATCCAAGAGAAGTGAGCAGCAAGCAAAG GCAAATGGAAATCTCGAGGAAAGTGGAGAGAAACCTGCCTTTCAGAAAAGCAAGAAGCAACGTAATGGTTCGGTGGAG CCAAAGACAGTTAATGCATTTCAGCGGGTAAAAGCTGATGAGGTGGTATTCACTGATGACAGGCTTAAAGATAATTCATACTGGGCAAAG GATGGTGCAGAAAGTGGCTATGGTGCAAAAGCACAAGAAATTCTTGGGCAAGTTAGGGGACG